The Candidatus Bathyarchaeia archaeon DNA segment TCATAAAAGAAGCTTATGAGGAGGTAAAATCAGAGTGACCGCAAAAGAGAAAAGTTGGAAAGAAATTTCGCCGGCAGGCGTGTGCTGGAAATCTAGCACTCAATTTTTGACTGGAGACTGGAAAACTTACAAGCCAGTGAGAGATTTGGAAAAGTGCACTCGATGCTTATTATGCGTGCTTTTCTGTCCTGACGGCGCAATACACTGGAAGCCTGAAAAAGGAGACATAGAATT contains these protein-coding regions:
- a CDS encoding 4Fe-4S binding protein; the encoded protein is MTAKEKSWKEISPAGVCWKSSTQFLTGDWKTYKPVRDLEKCTRCLLCVLFCPDGAIHWKPEKGDIEFDYNFCKGCGICANECPAKAIEMKLE